Proteins encoded by one window of Xylella fastidiosa:
- the rpsH gene encoding 30S ribosomal protein S8: MSMTDPIADMLVRIKNAASVGKPNVRFPFSKVKLAIALVLKNEGYIFDAKVIQSDNSKSDIEVVLKYFEGRPVIRILKRVSRSGLRKYCGKAELPEVLGGLGVSIISTSKGIMTDSKARESGVGGEVLCFVA, encoded by the coding sequence ATGAGCATGACTGATCCTATAGCTGATATGTTGGTTCGTATTAAAAATGCAGCCTCTGTTGGTAAGCCTAATGTGAGATTTCCTTTCTCTAAGGTTAAGCTTGCTATTGCTCTGGTTCTGAAGAATGAAGGTTATATTTTTGATGCAAAAGTAATTCAGAGTGATAATAGTAAATCTGATATCGAGGTTGTACTGAAATATTTTGAAGGTCGCCCTGTTATCAGAATTTTAAAGCGTGTTTCGCGTTCTGGGTTGCGTAAATATTGTGGTAAGGCCGAGCTTCCTGAAGTATTGGGTGGCTTGGGTGTTTCTATTATCTCCACCTCCAAGGGCATTATGACCGATTCTAAAGCTCGTGAGTCTGGTGTTGGTGGTGAAGTTCTTTGTTTCGTTGCTTAG